One window of the Nicotiana tabacum cultivar K326 chromosome 4, ASM71507v2, whole genome shotgun sequence genome contains the following:
- the LOC107804701 gene encoding uncharacterized protein LOC107804701 isoform X1 — translation MEDDKKTTYKDYYKVLEVEYDASDETIRLNYRKLALVSHPYFIEQHLLQLLYKWHPDKHKCNDAVTAKFQEINEAYTVLSDPDKRLDYDLNGNYEINDYTLPEYLSRFKGMILTSNGLGMSSVWSEQLTEFNKLMDK, via the exons ATGGAGGATGATAAAAAGACCACCTACAAG GATTATTACAAGGTTCTTGAAGTAGAATATGATGCATCCGATGAGACGATCAGATTAAACTATAGAAAACTTGCACTGGTTAGTCATCCATATTTCATCGAGCAGCACCTGCTACAGCTCCTCTAT AAGTGGCATCCTGACAAACACAAGTGTAATGATGCAGTAACCGCTAAATTTCAAGAGATTAATGAAGCTTATACGG TGCTAAGTGATCCTGATAAGAGACTTGATTATGATTTAAACGGAAACTATGAGATAAATGATTATACCTTGCCA GAATATCTATCCAGATTCAAAGGGATGATACTTACCTCTAATGGGCTTGGTATGAGTTCAGTCTG GTCAGAGCAATTAACAGAATTTAACAAGTTGATGGACAAATGA
- the LOC107804701 gene encoding uncharacterized protein LOC107804701 isoform X4 — protein MDYYKVLEVEYDASDETIRLNYRKLALKWHPDKHKCNDAVTAKFQEINEAYTVLSDPDKRLDYDLNGNYEINDYTLPEYLSRFKGMILTSNGLGMSSVWSEQLTEFNKLMDK, from the exons ATG GATTATTACAAGGTTCTTGAAGTAGAATATGATGCATCCGATGAGACGATCAGATTAAACTATAGAAAACTTGCACTG AAGTGGCATCCTGACAAACACAAGTGTAATGATGCAGTAACCGCTAAATTTCAAGAGATTAATGAAGCTTATACGG TGCTAAGTGATCCTGATAAGAGACTTGATTATGATTTAAACGGAAACTATGAGATAAATGATTATACCTTGCCA GAATATCTATCCAGATTCAAAGGGATGATACTTACCTCTAATGGGCTTGGTATGAGTTCAGTCTG GTCAGAGCAATTAACAGAATTTAACAAGTTGATGGACAAATGA
- the LOC107804701 gene encoding uncharacterized protein LOC107804701 isoform X2: MDYYKVLEVEYDASDETIRLNYRKLALVSHPYFIEQHLLQLLYKWHPDKHKCNDAVTAKFQEINEAYTVLSDPDKRLDYDLNGNYEINDYTLPEYLSRFKGMILTSNGLGMSSVWSEQLTEFNKLMDK, encoded by the exons ATG GATTATTACAAGGTTCTTGAAGTAGAATATGATGCATCCGATGAGACGATCAGATTAAACTATAGAAAACTTGCACTGGTTAGTCATCCATATTTCATCGAGCAGCACCTGCTACAGCTCCTCTAT AAGTGGCATCCTGACAAACACAAGTGTAATGATGCAGTAACCGCTAAATTTCAAGAGATTAATGAAGCTTATACGG TGCTAAGTGATCCTGATAAGAGACTTGATTATGATTTAAACGGAAACTATGAGATAAATGATTATACCTTGCCA GAATATCTATCCAGATTCAAAGGGATGATACTTACCTCTAATGGGCTTGGTATGAGTTCAGTCTG GTCAGAGCAATTAACAGAATTTAACAAGTTGATGGACAAATGA
- the LOC107804701 gene encoding uncharacterized protein LOC107804701 isoform X3 has protein sequence MEDDKKTTYKDYYKVLEVEYDASDETIRLNYRKLALKWHPDKHKCNDAVTAKFQEINEAYTVLSDPDKRLDYDLNGNYEINDYTLPEYLSRFKGMILTSNGLGMSSVWSEQLTEFNKLMDK, from the exons ATGGAGGATGATAAAAAGACCACCTACAAG GATTATTACAAGGTTCTTGAAGTAGAATATGATGCATCCGATGAGACGATCAGATTAAACTATAGAAAACTTGCACTG AAGTGGCATCCTGACAAACACAAGTGTAATGATGCAGTAACCGCTAAATTTCAAGAGATTAATGAAGCTTATACGG TGCTAAGTGATCCTGATAAGAGACTTGATTATGATTTAAACGGAAACTATGAGATAAATGATTATACCTTGCCA GAATATCTATCCAGATTCAAAGGGATGATACTTACCTCTAATGGGCTTGGTATGAGTTCAGTCTG GTCAGAGCAATTAACAGAATTTAACAAGTTGATGGACAAATGA
- the LOC107804703 gene encoding putative gamma-glutamylcyclotransferase At3g02910 has translation MGAEKAEKKTIIFTYGTLKRGFSNHVLLQDMIAAGDASFLGVYQTADRLPLVCGPYRVPFLLNFPCSGERVWGELYAVSARGLIRMDELEGITRAHYERLPIKVQPQAQAQPEVTMAEAYYAHRNYAEALWKRNGEKGYSCYSEKEAKGYVKRKDRPQHLTFLEQIGRFISSDQQENPSSCYCNKHLPAASVPINVVNH, from the coding sequence ATGGGGGCTGAAAAGGCAGAGAAAAAGACCATCATCTTCACCTACGGAACACTAAAAAGGGGATTTTCAAATCACGTGCTGTTACAGGACATGATAGCCGCCGGCGACGCTTCTTTTCTCGGCGTTTACCAAACCGCCGATCGACTTCCCCTTGTTTGTGGGCCCTACAGGGTACCTTTCCTCCTCAATTTCCCGTGCTCCGGCGAGCGCGTGTGGGGTGAGCTGTACGCTGTTTCGGCGCGTGGGTTGATTCGAATGGACGAATTGGAAGGAATTACTCGGGCCCATTACGAGAGGCTACCCATCAAAGTCCAACCACAGGCCCAGGCCCAGCCCGAGGTAACGATGGCGGAAGCGTATTATGCACACAGAAATTACGCGGAGGCGTTGTGGAAGAGGAATGGGGAAAAGGGTTACAGTTGTTATTCTGAGAAAGAGGCAAAAGGGTACGTGAAACGTAAAGATAGGCCTCAACATTTGACATTTTTGGAGCAGATTGGGCGTTTTATTTCTTCAGATCAACAGGAAAATCCTTCTTCGTGTTATTGCAACAAACATCTTCCTGCTGCttcagttcctattaatgttgtTAATCATTAA